A window of the Fusarium poae strain DAOMC 252244 chromosome 3, whole genome shotgun sequence genome harbors these coding sequences:
- a CDS encoding hypothetical protein (TransMembrane:6 (o24-43i64-84o96-118i130-152o172-190i211-236o)), whose protein sequence is MTGDQRGFLVPSYYVDDLPNDVDMNIASIAWGLSLGITVFNVAKAIRQTQSSWQRRKKITSYVALIWAEIISSFLLGIMCWFYLRGTIEPSMQFFFFIIVWWSTQVQCLIQIIINRVSLLMVVRSNGTKLKWLCFLILFAVNISVFCIWVPARLQISERYIHLNEIWDRCEKVIFAIMDAVLNFYFIYIVKQRLVANGLQKYTRLYQMNMFLCGISIALDILLICMMSLPNGFVYIQFHPLVYLLKLHIEMNMADLIGKVVRAGNNDPRGGGNDYSSRSRTTGASRAHGTRFGNTLASAHHRTHIELGDDDEYELNEREKIDGIKKTVVTKITHSGEQKLDDSDSTNDDHNNDNAISEASSTNRLHQRNYSVV, encoded by the exons ATGACGGGCGACCAACGAGGTTTTCTTGTTCCAAGTTACTACGTCGACGACCTTCCCAATGATGTCGATATGAACATCGCGTCCATCGCCTGGGGTCTGTCCCTGGGTATCACGGTCTTCAACGTTGCCAAAGCGATTCGACAGACGCAATCATCGTGGCAACGAAGAAAGAAGATCACGAGTTATGTTGCTCTGATCTGGGCCGAAATCATTTCGAGTTTCTTGCTGGGAATCATGTGTTGGTTTTATCTTCGGGGCACCATTGAACCGAGCATgcaattctttttctttatca TTGTCTGGTGGTCAACACAGGTCCAATGTCTCATCcagatcatcatcaaccgaGTCTCCCTATTGATGGTCGTTCGTTCCAATGGTACCAAGCTTAAATGGCTTTGCTTTCTTATCCTCTTTGCAGTCAACATCAGCGTCTTTTGCATCTGGGTACCCGCCCGACTCCAAATTAGCGAGCGGTATATCCACCTCAACGAGATCTGGGATAGATGTGAAAAGGTCATCTTTGCTATCATGGATGCTGTTCTCAACTTTTATTTCATCTACATCGTCAAGCAGCGCCTTGTCGCCAACGGTCTTCAAAAGTACACTCGCCTCTATCAGATGAACATGTTTCTCTGTGGTATTTCTATTGCCCTGGATATTCTTCTTATTTGCATGATGTCTCTCCCCAATGGTTTCGT CTACATCCAATTCCATCCCCTTGTGTACCTTCTCAAGCTTCACATCGAAATGAACATGGCCGATCTCATTGGAAAAGTCGTTCGGGCCGGCAACAACGATCCCCGAGGTGGTGGCAACGACTACAGCTCTCGATCACGAACGACTGGAGCTTCCCGAGCTCACGGAACACGATTCGGAAACACCCTTGCAAGCGCTCACCATCGCACACATATCGAGCTCGGAGACGATGACGAGTACGAGCTCAACGAGAGAGAGAAGATTGACGGTATCAAGAAGACTGTCGTCACCAAGATCACACATTCAGGCGAGCAGAAGTTGGACGACAGCGATTCTACAAACGATGATCACAACAACGACAATGCTATCAGCGAAGCCAGCTCGACTAACCGTTTGCATCAGCGCAATTACAGCGTCGTCTAG
- a CDS encoding hypothetical protein (SECRETED:SignalP(1-20)~TransMembrane:3 (n6-13c20/21o180-203i215-235o297-315i)), whose amino-acid sequence MRLFRGFIAFVLASSPLVLAQSSESSAILATLPKCALKCLAVSVSNSTCDLLDTQCTCRNEPLQAEIETCVLASCTVRESLSTKNASMTLCGAPVRNRQREILAVNDVLGVTSGIFVLQRFATKLVYKLPWGLDDLFIGLSMLMAIPCMVINSHGLTPNGMGRDIWTVTPDQVTNFGRNFYMMAIFYFTLQTFLKLAMIFFYLRIFPTRGVRRALWATVVFNCVFGVSFILIAAFQCQPISYFWTKWEHKTEDTGTCLDINSITWSSGAINIALDFWILSIPLSQLKKMNLDWRKKIGVGIMFSVGIFVTIVSVLRLSATIKMRAGVGANNATWEYTEFDQWSTIEVNVGIICACMPSLRVLLVRLFPKILGNSTQQQYYNYGSNNYGGPSGPGTNNRSRSRSQPLGTTSQVDKTAFRSHVNPMGITCDRTYEVEFGHKDNDETELFYMKDMDLD is encoded by the exons ATGAGGCTCTTTCGTGGTTTCATTGCCTTTGTCTTGGCATCCTCTCCTTTGGTATTGGCTCAGAGTTCTGAGAGTTCCGCTATCCTGGCCACGCTACCAAAATGTGCT TTGAAATGTCTGGCTGTATCTGTATCTAATTCAACATGTGATCTTCTCGACACACAATGTACATGTAGAAATGAACCACTCCAAGCCGAGATTGAGACTTGTGTCTTGGCTTCTTGCACCGTCAGGGAGTCATTAA gtaccaaAAATGCTTCCATGACACTATGCGGTGCACCTGTCCGAAATCGCCAACGAGAAATCCTCGCCGTCAACGATGTATTGGGCGTCACCTCGGGTATCTTTGTCTTGCAACGATTCGCAACGAAACTAGTATACAAGCTACCTTGGGGTCTTGACGATCTCTTTATCGGCTTGTCTATGCTCATGGCCATCCCCTGCATGGTCATCAACTCGCACGGCTTAACACCAAACGGTATGGGTCGCGACATCTGGACAGTCACCCCCGACCAGGTCACCAATTTCGGTCGGAACTTTTACATGATGGCCATATTCTACTTTACGCTGCAGACCTTCCTCAAGCTGGCCATGATTTTCTTCTATCTCCGCATCTTTCCAACACGCGGCGTCAGGCGGGCTTTGTGGGCCACTGTCGTTTTTAATTGCGTCTTTGGCGTCTCGTTTATCCTGATAGCCGCATTTCAATGTCAACCTATCAGCTACTTCTGGACTAAATGGGAACACAAAACCGAAGATACGGGAACATGCCTTGACATTAACTCTATAACCTGGTCCAGCGGAGCAATCAACATTGCCCTGGATTTCTGGATTTTGAGCATTCCACTCTCGcagctgaagaagatgaattTGGACTGGAGGAAAAAGATTGGGGTCGGAATCATGTTTAGCGTTGGCATCTT TGTCACCATAGTTAGTGTCCTCCGCCTCAGCGCCACCATCAAGATGCGTGCAGGAGTAGGTGCGAACAATGCAACATGGGAATACACCGAGTTCGACCAGTGGTCCACCATCGAGGTCAACGTCGGAATTATCTGCGCTTGCATGCCGAGTCTTCGAGTTCTTCTCGTCCGCCTCTTCCCCAAGATACTTGGCAACTCAACTCAGCAACAATACTACAATTACGGCAGCAACAACTATGGCGGCCCAAGCGGACCCGGAACGAACAATCGAAGCCGCTCTCGATCTCAACCACTGGGCACAACGTCGCAAGTTGACAAGACGGCATTCCGTTCCCACGTTAATCCTATGGGTATTACGTGCGACAGAACATATGAGGTGGAATTCGGTCATAAAGACAATGATGAGACAGAGCTATTTTATATGAAAGACATGGACTTGGACTAG
- a CDS encoding hypothetical protein (MEROPS:MER0043475) gives MVASPFTLRIAMLNADAPVPSVTEQRAPSYGHIFHELLSQSAVRVAPGLSVEAEYFDVYHGTYPESLTNFDAIVISGSSASSYEDKDWIKQLDAYIAKVYAEQPHVKIFGSCFGHQIICQSLFREHGIYVEKDPKGMEIGVHTVQLDQDFLKALGSRSSVINNNKLGLQFVHGDHVKVPEGHSLPPTWLSMGQTKHCAFQGAYKPNHVLTYQGHFEFDRFINIETCKFFAKAYGWAPQFIEASVEAMDKDDDSKIAADMVMRFFLEGRHAVPGFGGLMSPPLED, from the coding sequence ATGGTAGCCTCACCATTTACCCTGCGCATCGCCATGCTGAATGCCGATGCCCCGGTGCCCAGTGTGACAGAACAAAGGGCACCCTCGTACGGCCACATCTTCCATGAACTTCTATCTCAGTCGGCGGTTCGTGTAGCCCCTGGGTTATCCGTCGAGGCAGAATACTTTGACGTTTATCATGGTACATACCCAGAGTCACTCACCAATTTTGACGCAATTGTCATTTCCGGTTCCAGCGCCAGCTCCTACGAAGACAAAGATTGGATTAAACAACTCGACGCTTATATCGCCAAAGTTTACGCTGAACAACCCCATGTCAAGATTTTCGGCAGCTGCTTCGGCCACCAGATCATCTGCCAAAGTCTGTTCCGCGAACATGGGATCTATGTGGAGAAAGATCCGAAAGGAATGGAAATCGGTGTTCACACAGTCCAGCTCGACCAAGACTTCCTGAAAGCACTAGGAAGTCGTTCGTCTGTcataaacaacaacaaactcGGGTTACAATTTGTTCATGGTGATCATGTCAAGGTACCAGAAGGCCATTCTCTACCTCCAACATGGCTTTCCATGGGCCAAACCAAACACTGCGCATTTCAAGGAGCATATAAGCCGAATCATGTGCTCACGTATCAAGGTCATTTCGAATTCGATAGATTCATCAACATCGAGACTTGCAAGTTTTTTGCCAAAGCATACGGTTGGGCTCCCCAGTTTATTGAGGCATCAGTCGAGGCTATGGATAAGGATGACGACTCCAAGATTGCGGCTGACATGGTGATGAGATTCTTTCTTGAGGGCCGACATGCCGTGCCAGGGTTTGGAGGATTGATGAGCCCCCCATTGGAGGATTGA